The following proteins are encoded in a genomic region of Ornithodoros turicata isolate Travis chromosome 6, ASM3712646v1, whole genome shotgun sequence:
- the LOC135396580 gene encoding tigger transposable element-derived protein 4-like, translating into MSLSTLKQRKLKTLTLAKKCEVIKAVEAGEKSKGQIASAFGIPKSTLSTILSKKSKILLSASSGSCPRTRKRLRMGKNPKLEEALVHWIGVARSKNIPIGGPVIKEKATVLALRLGISDFKCSEGWLAGFKARHGLTVRTVSGEAKSVDMNVVEDWVATGLQHLLRKFKPDDIFNADETGLFYKMLPRKTIAFKDDPCKGGKLSKERLTVLVGSNMTGTEKLRLLIVGKSAKPRCFRGIRSLPADYEANKNAWVTKLIFEKWLRKLDRVYSAKGRKIALIVDNCSSHFTVEGLKSVTLCFFPPNTTCLSQPMDQGVIKNLKYHYRNRLLSRILVSMDAGKSYQIDVLGAIHMLTASWAAVEPQTISNCFKKAGFLEADVVHEDESTSEPELSDQFRAKGLLDMDFSHYVTSDDHLDVCAEESLDDLFDEVCFAQDEEQMPEPLEYERKKPSVQEVCSALDVLQNYVELEDESGEILQSLQRVQGFVSRVMYTKQKKIPDYFQSCESIATSSTDWH; encoded by the coding sequence ATGTCACTTTCTACATTAAAGCAACGGAAGCTGAAGACCCTCACACTTGCAAAGAAGTGTGAGGTCATAAAAGCCGTTGAAGCAGGTGAGAAATCAAAAGGACAGATTGCTTCGGCGTTTGGGATACCGAAGAGCACGCTATCGACAATTCTGTCGAAAAAGTCGAAGATTTTGTTGAGCGCCAGCAGTGGATCATGCCCAAGAACTAGAAAAAGGCTTCGAATGGGAAAGAACCCAAAGTTGGAAGAAGCTCTTGTACATTGGATAGGAGTTGCACGCAGCAAGAACATCCCAATTGGCGGCCCGGTCATCAAAGAAAAGGCAACTGTGCTCGCCTTAAGGCTTGGAATCAGTGATTTCAAATGCAGCGAAGGCTGGCTGGCAGGATTTAAGGCAAGACATGGATTGACAGTTCGAACAGTTTCTGGAGAGGCCAAGTCAGTTGATATGAATGTGGTTGAAGACTGGGTGGCCACAGGGCTACAGCACTTGCTTCGAAAGTTCAAGCCAGATGATATATTTAATGCAGATGAAACTGGATTGTTCTATAAAATGCTGCCTCGTAAGACCATTGCCTTCAAGGATGATCCGTGCAAGGGAGGAAAGCTGAGCAAGGAAAGACTCACGGTCCTAGTAGGGTCGAACATGACTGGTACCGAAAAGCTTCGGCTTCTAATTGTAGGGAAATCCGCCAAACCTAGATGCTTCCGTGGGATACGTTCCCTTCCTGCTGATTACGAGGCCAACAAGAATGCGTGGGTCACAAAGCTAATCTTCGAAAAGTGGCTAAGGAAACTTGATCGTGTGTACTCAGCGAAGGGCAGAAAGATTGCATTGATTGTGGACAATTGCTCCAGTCATTTTACTGTGGAAGGACTTAAGTCTGTCACGCTATGCTTTTTCCCCCCCAACACAACTTGCTTGTCACAACCAATGGACCAAGGAGTTATAAAAAACCTGAAGTACCATTACCGAAATAGGCTACTTTCGAGGATACTGGTGTCAATGGATGCTGGAAAAAGCTACCAAATTGATGTCCTAGGAGCTATACACATGCTAACAGCTTCTTGGGCAGCTGTTGAACCTCAAACCATCAGCAACTGCTTTAAGAAAGCAGGTTTCCTTGAAGCAGACGTGGTACATGAAGATGAATCAACTTCAGAACCAGAGCTTAGTGACCAGTTTCGTGCCAAGGGACTCCTGGACATGGACTTCAGTCATTATGTAACCTCAGATGATCATTTGGATGTGTGTGCTGAGGAATCCCTTGATGACCTATTTGACGAAGTTTGTTTTGCTCAGGATGAAGAGCAGATGCCTGAGCCACTAGAGTATGAAAGAAAAAAACCCTCAGTGCAGGAAGTTTGTTCTGCCCTCGATGTTCTGCAAAACTATGTGGAGTTAGAGGATGAAAGTGGGGAAATTTTGCAGTCCCTACAAAGGGTTCAGGGCTTTGTAAGCAGAGTTATGTACACAAAGCAAAAGAAAATACCAGATTACTTCCAGAGCTGTGAAAGCATTGCCACATCCAGCACTGATTGGCATTGA